From the genome of Candidatus Poribacteria bacterium:
CCCCAAAATGATTACGGTTTGTACGATATGGCGGGCAATGTATGGGAGTGGTGTATGGATGAATATGATAGAGATTTCTATACCACGAGTCCGCGAAACAATCCGGTGGCTGGCGGATTAATCCCCTTAACCGATAACGATTTTCGCGCCCTGACCGCCCATCGTGTCTGGCGTGGAGGTGCATGGGACGGCGGATCAACAAGTATAACCGTCAGTAACCGTTCTAAGTCTGCTCCAAACTCACGTTTCTTGAAGACAGGCTTCCGTTGCGTTTTTCCCCTAAAGTCTCAATCGTTAGAAGAAGCCCGTTAGCATGCAGGTGTGACTCATGATTAGGGCAAGGATTTCGCTGCTACTTTTGGCAAACGGAACTATCCGTTAGCAGGTTTTCGACGGAAACGATCGTACTTCGCATCCACCAGAAAGTCCTTGAGATATATGCGCTCACCGTCCAGCTGATCAGAGACGTTCGCACCCAGCACCGCAGCAAGGCTATTCATGCTGCTCCCGAATGTACTCCGAAGTTGATCCGAATTCCCCGTCCCAATCGCACCGAGAAAAGCGCGGCTAATCTGTTCGGTTGGATCTACGCCACGGGGCAGCGGTAGTAGATGGCGCACTGCTTCTGTTGATGGTGTTTGCGCCGGCGGATATTGCCCATCGTAGTAGTATGCAACGACATCATTTCCTTCAAACTTCAGATGTCCGTGCGTCCAGAGTATACTTTCATACCCGTCACTAAAATACGTTTGGCGAAGACGGGACAAGATGAGATTTGCAATACAACCACGCTCAAAGCCGTATCTTACACTGTAGGCATACGGGTTATCCCCACCATCAACGATGTCTGCCGCGTCACGGTGGATATAACTCGCTTCAACCCACGCGATGTCCCCAAACCAATACCGCATCAGATCCGTCTGGTGAATGCCGCCTTCCACGACCGTCGCCCCAGACCACTCGTAGTTTGCCGTCCAGACACGATTGGCAGGGCCACCCAAGGTTTCAGTTTTAGTATGTTTGATTGAATGACCTTCAAGCGCACCATTGCCTATCATGGTGGTCATTACAGGTTGTTTATCCGCGAGAAAGTCGTGGACAGCTTCATAACGCGCATCGTACCGCTGTTGGAACCCTGCTGTGGAAATAACGCCGTTCTCCTGTATCACACGTTCCATGTCAACGGCTTCATTGAGGTATAGGCTCATCGGCTTTTCAGCAAAGATGTGAACTCCCGCATTCGCCGCTTCGATAATCTCGCCGTTATGTACCCCGGGCGGCAAGGCGAAATAGATCGCATCCAACGACAATTCTGCGAGAGTTTCCCCGAAATCTGTCGAGGTGTGGATGCCATCAATCTGAAATCCCTCCACATACCTCTGGATTTTTGCCTCCGCAAGGTTTTCCTCAAAAACGTCGATTAACGCCGCAATTTTGGTAAGCCCCTCGCCTTGGAGTTTCCAAAGGGCTTTCAAATGCTGAAGTCCACGTTGTCCAAGACCGAGTATCGCAACGCGAATTGGTTGGCTCATCAAAATTCCCTTTCCTGAAAAATAGGTAGCCTATCCTTTGAAGATCTCATTGACTTTTTCTAACCCGTCCCATGCCGCCGCAAAACCAGCATACGCGGCAACTTGAAAAAAGACTTCAACGATTTCAGCCTTCGTTGCACCGTTATTCAATGCCATTTGAACGTTTAGTTCTAGGGCATTCACTCGACCCAATGCCGCTAAAATCGCAATGCTACAAAGGCTCCGCGTTCTTAAATCTAAGTTGGGACGACTCCAAATCTCACCACCAACAACTCCCATCACACACCTTTCAAAGTCCGGAGATAACGACCTAAATTTTTCTCTCAACTCGTCTATTTTATGAGTACCAACCATTTTTGAAAACTGTTCAACACCTTTTTGATATTGTTCTTCAAGCATTGTGCTTTTCTCCTGCAATAATTTGGCGACAAAAGTATAACTAAAGAAAATCAAAATCACAACCCAAGTGCGCCTGCTCAATGTGCTGGGTATATAGCAGCCCATAGCCCCGCTGGAAATGCGGTTCGGGAAGGACAAGCCGCTCCTTCCGCTTGGCTAATACTGCGTCATCAACCAACAGTTCCAACCGCTTGTTTGGGACATCTAACTCAATCAGATCATCATCTTCCACCAACGCGAGAGGTCCACCGATAGCCGCTTCGGGAGCAATGTGAAGCACAATCGTGCCGAATGCCGTTCCGCTCATCCGAGCATCAGAAATGCGAACCATGTCTTTAACGCCCGCCCGCAAGAGTTTTTTCGGTATCGGGAGATAGCCCGCCTCCGGCATCCCCGGTCCGCCGATGGGACCAGCGTTCTGTAGAACAATGATATGCTCTGGAGTGACGGGTAAGTCGGGATCATCAAGCCTGTCGTGCAAATCTTCCAGTGACTTGAACACGACTGCCGGTCCGCGATGCGTCAGTAGATCCGGTGAGGCCGCTGAACGCTTAATCACCGCTCCCTCCGGCGCTAAGTTCCCATAAAGGCTAGCAAGCGTTCCAGATTCATACAGCGGTGCCGTTCTGGGCTTAATGACATCCTGCCACGCAGCAGGTCGAGGCACGTCAGAGAGATTCTCCCCAATGGTATTCCCTAACAATGTCCGGGCATCTCGATGGAGAACGTCTTCAAGCACTTTCATCACCACTGGAACCCCACCCGCCTTAAAAAGGTCCTCCATATAATACTCTCCGCTCGGTTTAAGATTCACTATGACCGGAGTCTCATCGCTGATTCGATCAAAGTCGGTGAGTTTAAGCTTAATACCGAGCCGCCGCGCAATCGCTGTCAAGTGGATGACACCATTCGTTGAACCACCAATCGCCATCAGGAGACGGATGGCGTTCTCGAAAGACTGCTGTGTCAAAATCCTCGAAGGACGGAGGTCGTTCTTGATCATTGAAACAATTGTTCTACCCGTAGCTTCCGCATGACGCCGCCGCTCCGACATCACCGCGGGGATAGCGGCGCCACCGGGCAACATCAGTCCAAGTGCCTCCGCCAATGCTGCCATTGTGCTAGCAGTACCCATTACCATACAAGTCCCCGTGCTAGAACACAACCGACTTTCAACTTCAGCCACCTCGTCGCTGGTCAAACGTCCAGCGCGATATTCGCCCCAAAATCGACGGCAGTCGGTGCAAGCCCCAAGTCGCTCGCCCTGATAATCCCCGGTGATCATCGGTCCGGCGACCAGACTGACCGCCGGACGATCTGCGCTTACAGCCCCCATCAACTGAGCGGGAACCGTCTTATCGCACCCGCCTAGTAGGACAACACCGTCCATCGGCTGGGCACGGATCATCTCCTCCGTGTCCATCGCCATTAAGTTGCGGAACATCATCGTGGTAGGCGCGGTAAACATCTCTCCAAGGGAAATTGTTGGGAATTCAATCGGCAGCCCGCCGTGAGACAACACCCCCCGCTTCACCGCTTCGATAAGGTCGGCAAAATTGTGATGGCAGCTATTAAAACCGCTGAAGGTGTTGATGATGCCAACGATTGGGCGTTCCAACTCTTGATCCGAATATCCCATCGCTTTCGCAAACGCTTTACGGATGTAGACGCTGAACTCTGGATCCCCGTAGTTTGTTAACCCGCTTTTGATGCCTGCTGGATTTTTTGTCTTCATTATATCCTTATACCCTTTCCTCACCATACCAATTGACGGGTAAAATGAGTAGTTTGCTAGTGCGACTCAGCATCAGGGGCGTTAGATCTCTATCCGATATACGCGCACGGCGGTATCGTGAAACATAGCAGCACGCTCGTCAACCGAGTAACCCGATGACAAACGTTTGAAAGCATTATACATCACGTGGTAGGAATAAGAGACCTTATCCACTGGGAAATTGCTCTCAAACATACACCGGTCAGGACCGAACTGCTCAATACAGTAATTCATCAAGGGTGCCATATCCGATGCAAGTTCTTCTGAACCGGCGGGTGTTGTTCGGGCATGCCAATCAAAACCGGTGCGGGGCATGCCGATACCCCCCAGTTTGACGTTGACATTGGGGCATTCTGCGACGGCAGCGATACCGCTCCGCCAAGTAGCGAGTACCTCATCGTCCCGGCTGGCATAAGGACCTACCCGTAGCAAGCCTCCGATATGGTTGAGAATAATGGTCAAGTCAGGCACTGCTCTGGCAAAATCCGCCAGTTCGGGCAGCTGCGGTCCCATATCTGCCAACACCCGTGCACCAGCCCGAAAGTTGTCAGTAGCCAATTGTCCTTCCACCCTGTGAGCGCTCGTGTTTTCCACCTCTGGGTGGGGATCCCAAGTTACAGCATGGCGGATGCCACGAAAACGGTTGGGACTCGCTGCCTGTAACGCTTGAAGCACAGGTTCAACCTGCTCCCCAAGGTTCAGGTTAGCATGGCCAACGATTGCCGCTGCAGCCCGGCAAGGTCCGTATAACCCGCTTGCGCTGGCGGCTGCCAGTCCTTGCACAAATTCCACTTCGCCCACAGGGCGCATCTCCTCCGGACCCTCAGCACGATACATCGCTCTCGCCTCAACAAACACTGTGGAACGTACATTGTGACCGCTATTCACGTCATTAGCTAGCTCGTGGAGTAGATACCGTTGGTAAGGAACACGCTCCGTCCGAAAATCCCAAAAGTGGTGATGCGGATCACAGATGGGAATCTCCGGTTCCAAGGTCGGTTCCGGGGTTAAAGCAAGCCAATCATTGCCTCCAAATGGCATAAAAGCACCTCCATTGTAGTAGATCGAGTTTTGTATGATGAATAAACACTAGTAGGGGGTAAGAAGTTCTAGATATTTATTATAGCACTCTTTTTCAATATTAGCGATAAAACAATAGCATCACAGATTGATCGCATTTTTGTTGTAAAATTGATGAAACACTGATAAGATAATCGTGAGAACTTTAGCGCAGAAACCTCGTTTTTCGAGCGCACCTCTCAGTGTCAAATCGAAAAGTTGAGTACATGTGAATTCTTGTCCCTGACGCGAGTTTAATCTGCTTAAACCAAACTTTCGATTTCCAGATACGGAGAACGCACTATGCCAATGTCTCACAAAGTGATGAAGCAGAAAATCAAAAGGCGATTGAAGGGCAAAGTGGGCAAGGAAAAGCAGGATGAACTCCATCGAATTCTTGAGGAGTTACCTAACTACCGCAGTGGACCCTACGCTGATCTTCGCAAGTCACTCAACGAAGAAATTCAACAACAGCAG
Proteins encoded in this window:
- a CDS encoding Gfo/Idh/MocA family oxidoreductase — translated: MSQPIRVAILGLGQRGLQHLKALWKLQGEGLTKIAALIDVFEENLAEAKIQRYVEGFQIDGIHTSTDFGETLAELSLDAIYFALPPGVHNGEIIEAANAGVHIFAEKPMSLYLNEAVDMERVIQENGVISTAGFQQRYDARYEAVHDFLADKQPVMTTMIGNGALEGHSIKHTKTETLGGPANRVWTANYEWSGATVVEGGIHQTDLMRYWFGDIAWVEASYIHRDAADIVDGGDNPYAYSVRYGFERGCIANLILSRLRQTYFSDGYESILWTHGHLKFEGNDVVAYYYDGQYPPAQTPSTEAVRHLLPLPRGVDPTEQISRAFLGAIGTGNSDQLRSTFGSSMNSLAAVLGANVSDQLDGERIYLKDFLVDAKYDRFRRKPANG
- a CDS encoding amidohydrolase family protein, which codes for MPFGGNDWLALTPEPTLEPEIPICDPHHHFWDFRTERVPYQRYLLHELANDVNSGHNVRSTVFVEARAMYRAEGPEEMRPVGEVEFVQGLAAASASGLYGPCRAAAAIVGHANLNLGEQVEPVLQALQAASPNRFRGIRHAVTWDPHPEVENTSAHRVEGQLATDNFRAGARVLADMGPQLPELADFARAVPDLTIILNHIGGLLRVGPYASRDDEVLATWRSGIAAVAECPNVNVKLGGIGMPRTGFDWHARTTPAGSEELASDMAPLMNYCIEQFGPDRCMFESNFPVDKVSYSYHVMYNAFKRLSSGYSVDERAAMFHDTAVRVYRIEI
- a CDS encoding carboxymuconolactone decarboxylase family protein, which gives rise to MLEEQYQKGVEQFSKMVGTHKIDELREKFRSLSPDFERCVMGVVGGEIWSRPNLDLRTRSLCSIAILAALGRVNALELNVQMALNNGATKAEIVEVFFQVAAYAGFAAAWDGLEKVNEIFKG
- a CDS encoding dihydroxy-acid dehydratase, whose translation is MKTKNPAGIKSGLTNYGDPEFSVYIRKAFAKAMGYSDQELERPIVGIINTFSGFNSCHHNFADLIEAVKRGVLSHGGLPIEFPTISLGEMFTAPTTMMFRNLMAMDTEEMIRAQPMDGVVLLGGCDKTVPAQLMGAVSADRPAVSLVAGPMITGDYQGERLGACTDCRRFWGEYRAGRLTSDEVAEVESRLCSSTGTCMVMGTASTMAALAEALGLMLPGGAAIPAVMSERRRHAEATGRTIVSMIKNDLRPSRILTQQSFENAIRLLMAIGGSTNGVIHLTAIARRLGIKLKLTDFDRISDETPVIVNLKPSGEYYMEDLFKAGGVPVVMKVLEDVLHRDARTLLGNTIGENLSDVPRPAAWQDVIKPRTAPLYESGTLASLYGNLAPEGAVIKRSAASPDLLTHRGPAVVFKSLEDLHDRLDDPDLPVTPEHIIVLQNAGPIGGPGMPEAGYLPIPKKLLRAGVKDMVRISDARMSGTAFGTIVLHIAPEAAIGGPLALVEDDDLIELDVPNKRLELLVDDAVLAKRKERLVLPEPHFQRGYGLLYTQHIEQAHLGCDFDFL